The DNA sequence GTGGGACTTCTACTTTTTATGCAGCAACTAAATATCTTTGCCGTATGCGGGCTTTTCCtagtattttattgtttattatagtTATGACGATTTCGCTTGATTTGTCTATTCATCAAATCAATAATAGTTCTTTTTATCAATATGTATGGTCTTGGACCATAAATAATGATCTTTTTTTAGAGTTTGGGTACTTGAGTGATTCACTTCTATTATGTCAATATTAATTACTACTGCTGATATTCTGAAGTCCGTCCAGGATTTGGTGTGAGAAAATGTGTTAGAAATAATTCAAGTGGCACAGGTTGAGTTAGGTGTTTGATATTTATGATTTAACTACTATTTTTGATGATGACTTATCCTTTAGAGCAATTGTGGTGGAGAATGACTGCCAACAATTGATTCAAGCGTGGAATAAATATGAAAGTCACTCACATAGTGATTTTGATGGGATTTTGGAGAACTTCAAAGTCTTGGCACAATCCGTTCAAGAAAAATCTAATCTAGAAAGTACTCTTTCTTTCCTACCTGCTAAGCACATTCCTACCtattcacattttaattttcaagttCTCCTTCTTCacatttttttggctttttggtATAACTACAACTCTACCAAATACCACCAACTGCACAGTCAGCACTTATATTGATTTACTTTAATTAGCTATATTAATCATATGTACAAAATAGATGATACTTGTGTGCTGCTTGAGTTGGTTTCAATAtgagaaaaatacattttataatataaaaatatgttaaaattaaatatatctattattataaatagCTCTTTGTGGATATATTTATGGTATTAGTGGGTTCCTGAattattctataatttttaattaggttcacgaattatttttcttttcaattaggtaattaaaattatatttatttttaattgaatcatTTTATCTAACTATTGTTACGAAAGATTAATcacaataatttaattaatccctATATCCAATATTATCACTTTTGCAAGTCTTCATTGAGTATTCTTAATTTAGAAAGTTGgatctataatttatttttttgaagtatATCAACATAATAGATTAgtcatgacaaaaaaacaagTTAGAAAACGACTAGAATTAGTTGAAACAAATCTAATCTAGAAAGTAGAATTTGAAAAAAACATCCTCTTTCTATATCAATGCTAAGAAATTGAAGTAGGAAACATTTCCTAGGTTGGTTCTTCATTGTAGATTTGTTATAAAATAGAAACTTGTTTCCCTTGTATATTTGAGTTTGTCACACAATAAAATAAGTTACGGGTTGTGTATTTGAATTTGTTAAAAGTAAAAACTTATTTCGTTATGTATTTAGGTTTATTACACAatgaaaaactctttttatttttattgtgtattATTTCCTTcattcctttttatgtttttaaaggtttttaacggaaaaaaaatcaagaaatgtaataattttttttatcctaataaaacatttatggGTTTtcctattttatcctttttcatttctacttcacaatataaattaataaaaaaaattagccaaaaagttaagaaatataattaataaaaaagtaatcaatATTATCTTGAACTAAATAATaggtaaatataaaaaaatatttcaagaatCTGACAGTTCAAAAGAAAAGGAGGTAGTGTCATTTCACACCCCTCTTTCACagtgaaaacattttttttaatgtttcaaaACCAAATACATAATGAGATTTTGGTTCCATTGTATATTTCATccatattcaataaaaacatgtttcttTTACGTGCatttaataaacaaaagtaTGTTTCAGTGGGAgacatttttgtcaaaaaatacaACTAAAATACCTAGTACTTTATGGTTTTCTTATATTCActttaatcttttatcttttgaaaaatttaacttaatttttaatattttcaaagtgagtcaaaatgactattttgaaactgttttttgttgttgttttggaacataattttaaattttgtttttttactaatttaagATGTGAAACTTATCATCTTAAATTTGTTTACATGAAAATTATGGAATTCAAATGATACTCAAACCAACAAAAgtcataaatatgataaaaattacataaaaaatgagtctcacaaataatttaaaaaaattgacataagatattttaattttttgtttgcttgTGGGATTAGTTTTCACACAAATTTCACCATGGTTTAATGACCCTTTatggttaaaaaaatttctatattttttatatacataaatcTAATGAGACAAGTTTCATGTCTCAAATCtataaaaatagatttaaaatcgtgtcccaaaataaataaataaacaatcacTATTTCAAAATGACAATTCTGATCTGTTTAAAAACTTAATGaactaaattaaacttttaaaaagataaaagaccataaaacataaatgattaaaagtgtattttagtaaaatactATCAGCAAAAAGTTTGGGAGGTTTAAATCATAAATGAGAATACCAATATCAAATCCTCAAAAGAAGAGATCAGAGACAAATTTAAGCCCAAATGTAACAACTATcaagtattttgtttttgtgctATTGTATCATATACTTCCACTATTACAACTTATACCTCTTATTGCATTCCGGTAATGCAATAGAGAGGTGCATGATGCAAAAGTGGGAGTGCGGAAAATAATTACCTCGTTTTTGTGATATCTTAGGACAGGCCCATGTCACATTACACTACAACAGAAGGTCCATTCCACAACCCTCCAAAAACCCTAATACATATATAAGCTCCCTCCTTCCCCCAACTTCACTTCCCTCACCGCACAGAATTAGGGTTTTCCAATTCACAGAGCAACACAACGAACCAACAATGGCGCAGCCTCAGCCGCAGTCGCAGCCGCAGCACGGGCAAGCAGCGCTGGAGCAGGTGCAGTGCTTCGGTCGCAAGAAGACCGCCGTGGCCGTGACCTACTGCAAGCGCGGGCGCGGTCTCATCAAGATCAACGGCTGCCCCATTGAGCTCGTGGAGCCGGAGATCCTCCGCTTCAAGGCCTTCGAGCCTATCCTCCTGTTGGGTAAGAGCCGCTTCGCCGGCGTCGACATGCGCATCCGCGTCAAGGGTGGCGGCCACACCTCCCAGATCTACGCCATCCGCCAGAGCATCGCCAAGGCGCTCGTCGCGTTCTACCAGAAGTATGTCGACGAACAGAGTAAGAAGGAGATCAAGGACATTCTCGTGAGGTACGATCGCACCTTGCTCGTTGCGGATCCCAGGCGCTGCGAGCCCAAGAAGTTTGGTGGGCGTGGCGCACGTGCGAGGTTCCAGAAGTCTTACCGTTGAAGAAgaatggtggtggtgttttcgtgtttttggcttttggttTCGGTTCATGTTTTATGCTGTGGAAAAAATGAATACTTTCGTTGCTGGTGGTTTttggtagttttataattttggtcgcttttttataattgttggatttgatgttgttttaattcaactttttttgtttAGGTACAATGAAGGTATgaagttattatcattattataaattctaGTTTTAATGTCATGGCTTTTTGCTTGTGCTTGCTGGAATTGTTCTGGGAATGTTGGAATTAAGCGCGATTTAGTGCTTGTGGAATTGGGATTTTTTATAAGTGTTAGGCCAAATTAACACACTTTAAATATTGGATGTGCTAAGGCATTCTAGGGGCGTAGGGCTATGGattataattgatttatgtaaTAAGTTTTGCACATGTTCTTTGTTTTGGCATTGGCTTgacaattttgttcttttagtAGGTTGAATTTAGAAGAGTGCTTATTTGAGATTAATATTAGTTTCGGTTGGGTTGTTATAGGTTTTCTGTGATCATTGTCTTCTAAAGGTTGAAGGTGATTATCGAATTAGTTAGATGATGCCAATTCCATTAATCACACAAATGGATCGATGGTTTATTGGTCTCTTGGATCAGGCTTAATGAAACAGGGTACTTGAATAGATGtagcttttaaaattttgtcaaaCAAACGGTTACACTATAGTAGAGTAATATATATGTTGATGTTCAAATGAGATTTCTGACAACTCAACCATTTGTTTATAAGTAATTCAATAGTAAAAATTtgtgtatattttaaatttaatgttatactTTATAATAAAGTAGTGTAATAaggtattaattaatttcaaaataatgagAAAACGATGTTTTAATATCATTTGGATTATGAATTCAATTgattcataattatattaagGGATGGACGGAGTAATTGTGCTTAAGGTTATAAATAGTCTTATAAGAGCATCTATAATGGAGAAAATTGCTTAACAAAAAAagattgtttttgtgttttaataTGTGATTCTGAGTCTCCGAAATTGGAGAGTTGTTTATGAGTTAGCTTAACTTAATATTAAGAGAAATGAAATATTTGTGAGTTAATCAACTTGTTAACCActgaagaaaaattattttattatttgagttGTTTAAGATTTTAATGTGGCTTAAATTAGGTTGTCAAACATAACAATGGAGATGCCCTAATTAGGTGCACTTCCGCAACTTACTCTGGCCACATACAtagtcttcaattttttttcttcttctaaagcGATAGAATGGAAAAACATTCTCAGTACTCATTTACCCACTCGAGGTCCTTTTTACTTAGCAGGCGTGACTGAAGAATTATCAAAATGTATCCAACCCTAAGCATATATTTTTGGTGAATCAAACCCTAAGCATCTGACATCATGTTAGTATGAAAGTTGAAGTTCTTGTAACCTCCAGACATAACTGGCAAGCATATTTTGTCAATTTTATGTGTGCAAATTATAAGGTAGACATTTTGAGCTAAAAAAAACTGACTTTTCTCTTTTGAAGTGTAGGTCATCAAATTAGACTTAAAGTTCTACAAGtttcattcttttattaaattttaattcattattttttttattaactatattATTTGGAACGAGTAAACCTAGAATGAATTTGACAAAATAATcgagaataaataaattactgtTATTATTTGAGATGCTAAAGGCTTTTTCATTTCCTCATGAGTCTATTTTGATAAGTTTCTTTAAAATCACTtataaaagaaggaaataagaagaaaaatgaaatgaacttcttcataagttaaaattagtttttgattAGCTAACTATTAATTAACTTATAGAAGCTCTCTCAAATAATTTCTCTAAAATTAACTCTTCATTAGCTAACATTGGCTAACCATTATGTAATGATTTGTTCGTTTGTCATGCCTTTGATTGTGggtttttttccattttttttataattataagctttgttttaaaaagttatagtgATTATTTcagtgttttttgaaaaataaaacaatagctTCTTAAAACAAATGCAAACAACAACCGTAACATAAATCAGCACAGCTTAATCTCAAATGCCAATGAACTTATTTACACCAGCTATATTTACAGCACCAAACCTCTCTTTCACTCTGTGTCTCAACTCCAACCTCAATCATCTCCAATACAAGATAAAAACAAGTTCCACCAGAATCTAATCTAATAAAAGACAAAAGCATGTTACACCAGAAGCATGTCTTCGCATTCTCTCCAAGATCATTCTTATTCATGCTTTGGCTAACAACTTAGTTCCCTTACCCCTTCCTTTCTTTCGTCTCGACAGCAGCTTCCTCAGAAAACCAAAGCCTATTTGCTTCTTACCTGGCACAATTGCCAAAGAGCCTGTGGTTTTGCTTCTATCATGTTGCTCCGAAGTGAGACTTTTGGGACTTGGCAGAGATTTTTCGGTTTCAGATTGAAGAAGGGGTGGCCTCTGCACATCTTTATCGCTTTTAGTTTCTTCAGTTTGGACAGACTTATGCATCCCTCCTTTAGCTTCATCCTCTGCTTGCATTTGATTGCGTAGAGAGGATCGTTTGATCAAGTTCTTCTTCTGAGTTGGATTGGCCATAGTATTAGTTGTGGAGACAACCTTGTCAAAAATTGCTACTTCATTAGATGAAGCAAGTGCCTTGAGTTGTTTCCTAAGGTTTAGGATGGTTTCTTGGCACTCTGCCAACTTTGATGAAGCTGTTGTGATCTCCCAGCCCTgaacattatatataattttttgtttagttaagattcattaaatgtttaattcaaaagaaaatagaagtaCAATTGATTAATGGTAatgcacaaatatatatatatatatatatataacacctTGCAACATACAGAAGACTTACCAAAGTCAACAAGAAGAGTTTAAGATATCAGTGTTATAAACATATATCTCTAATTAAATAGGATGTGAACTACTTACAGTTTGATATATCTTTTCTACTTCGTATTTGCCATATGTTGGAGATTCCTTCTTTGCAATGctgaaaagatttttttttca is a window from the Glycine max cultivar Williams 82 chromosome 2, Glycine_max_v4.0, whole genome shotgun sequence genome containing:
- the LOC100812117 gene encoding 40S ribosomal protein S16, whose protein sequence is MAQPQPQSQPQHGQAALEQVQCFGRKKTAVAVTYCKRGRGLIKINGCPIELVEPEILRFKAFEPILLLGKSRFAGVDMRIRVKGGGHTSQIYAIRQSIAKALVAFYQKYVDEQSKKEIKDILVRYDRTLLVADPRRCEPKKFGGRGARARFQKSYR